In Cryptomeria japonica chromosome 5, Sugi_1.0, whole genome shotgun sequence, the genomic window CCTCTGAACCACAGGAAGCGCCACCTCCAATCCTATCTCCATCCCATGGACATTTTCAATATGTGGAAGGTAAATATATATTAGTAGAATTTGAAAGTTTTGTTTGAGAGAATGTAACTAATAGCTGGCCCAGTTGCTACATTTTTATAGGCCCAGCTGCTTCATCTCCAAGTGTTTTCCCTTTCAAACCTCCTATGAAGAAACCAACTTTACCTCATCTGGAGATGCCAAGGAACAGATCAAAGAGACAAGCACCAGTTACTCTGGCACCTAAGAATCAAGGTCTCTAAATTTTCTTAATCATCCTTAAATGGCAGAGAGTCTTTTTTGTACAGATGTAAATTTGTTGCTCTCTGTTGTTAATTATATAGGGTATGTTGCTGCTCCTGCTAGTGTACCCTATGAACCGCAAACAGAGTACCGAGTAACACCCAAGTTGGCACCATCCATAACACTTCATTCTCCTCCATATTATCAAGATCATCAAGGTAGATATTCTTCCTacattggaaaaatattttgagaaacagtaattttatcataacttggtAATGTTGGATTACAGGTCCTagcatttgaaaaataaattgaatgaatgattcaataatcggatgattacttccaaggggttgagcttaattggttaaaacactgggttctcactgtggagacccaagttcaattcccaatagggacatctgaagtgggattctaagttgtgactcttggccttccataggatggggaaggtcttgggtcaatctaatcaaacataataatattaataataataataattcaaagatatgtaatggggatggggccccctactgtgtccccactggttcatagctccagtcaaaagctattcaggcttcggccaattaccgataaaaaaataaaaataataataatcggatgattacattgaacgatgtacacgtatatatagaggttacaagacaatgttctataaatagaactagttgttaaagtgaaatcaaataagctaaaaagctaaatatagcttaaaaagctaaataataaaaaaactaacttaaaaagctaaatagctaaataagtcgacaactaagatgactgctaaaaatagaagatgactgctaaaaatagaagatattaatattattttaacaccctccctagTGGTCATCTTACTCAATACCCTACGAAAGACACTGCAGGTGTTATGATCACAAATGCATAGACCATCTGTTGCTACGAagaccctcccaggatctgcagaatgtaaatgaccaagagtaccaaaacCCATCCAAGCTAATGTAGCCTTCACACGCAAATTAGAGATCTAGCACACACGAATTACTGaagcctgaaaccatgattttgaggaaaaaattagcAAACCTTTTTGCAGAAGAGTATTGAGCATTGTTTGCTCCAACAACTCCTAAACAGACTGCAAGATACCACAGTTGCAAATGTTCGCCCTGACAGGTGCAACCCAAATtgactgcaacaaagcacgatttttgaGGGAAAAACCGTCAAACCTTGAAATAGGAACGCTCGAAAAGAGAATTtatgattttgaggagaaaattgaaaaaccaagaagtttgaggttacaaatcatcgtttttgtggaaaaaaacattaaaacccagataactaaaatcttacgcgaatatcgcagattacagatgagataatttttaagggaaaattataaactctgcgaacaatttttgaagaaaaaatcgtgaaaaccctcccatgattttttgtggaaaaaatcagaaaaccgatagacaatttttcaagaaaaaatcgtgaaaactcTGGGACTTGAAAGACGAGGTCTAGCCTAAATCAATCTGAGAAAGGTAAcaatattcagatatcgtgaacatgcgctgtttccaggtgttgtagttgaggccactgaacttttgactgtgttccaacatgatgttggtcaaagatgccatcacaaaaatcgaggttgaacgaggtcaaccgagtgaaagcaagagacaaaagaatcggatttaaaaaaaaatcaaaatagaagcagctgttgaaaaaactgaaaccctagAGGAGAATTCTGGCTCAAATTCCAAGGCACCAATTTCGAGGTTTGGAaaaaacccaaaaattaaaattttctacaaacttaaaacctgaaatttttcttgaaaataatcagaaaaaaataataatttgcagaaaataaaaaaatacctctgATTTTTTTTGTAAGAGAAacagaaaaatatagaaaaaaattttcaaaaaaaaaataggggCAGAAACCCTAGGTCAAATGTACAGCATTAACAGTGCCCAGAAGACACCAAAATTCCCGACGTCTACAGAATTAGCAGAAATCGCGGACAGTTTTAAATTCCAAGGTAAATTcgctggcacaaaatttgaggcacggAAAATGAGGCACCCAAAAAATATGAGACCAACCTAAAaaactctcgaaaaacccaccaagaatcagAAATCAAAATGCAGATCTAACAGCTCAAAATTCGAGGCACGGAATACGATGCACCCAAAAAAATATGACGATGACCCAGTTGGGGTCTCggaaaacccaccaagaatttgcaaccagaataaaatttcgacttgaattgAAGgttcaaaaccctagtcgaaaattgcagaaactctaggaaaattttcaacttgcaaaaaaaaaaaaccgcccaggaagagaaaaagagcctgcttttttttaaaaaaaaaaacagttttaaaaaaacctcttcaataaatttgaaaaattttaataacaaaaactttcaaaatttttaatttccatgctctgctaccatgaaaaataaattgaatgaatgattcaataatcggatgattacattgaacgatatacacacgtatatatagaggttacaagacgatgttctataaatagaactagtcgttaaagtgaaatcaaataagctagaaagctaaatatagcttaaaaggctaaataataaaaagctaacttaacaagctaaataagtcaactaaaaagctaaatagctaaataagtcgacaactaagatgactgctaaaaatagaagatgaccattatagaagatattaatattattttaacaacatTTCCCCTTTTGATCCATACCAGATGAAACCAAGATTTCCTGAGGGCAACCAACCCTGGAAAAGTTTGAGACATGTGCCAGTGAGAACATTACCTGTGGCTCAAGGTCTGCTTATGGTTTCTTCTTAATATTTGAGCTAGAAATACACATAAATTATACTTTATGATTGGCAAATTGGTTGCCTTTGGTAGGGTCTGTGTCTTTTCCTCCGATTGCTCCTCCACCTGATCAACCCATAGGGAACTCAAGGAATACATTCACACCATCAATAATAATTTCTTCCCCATCACCTTATTCAGGAGTAAAAGGTAGATATGCTTTCTTTCCACAATCCTGAACTTTTTTCTATGGAGAATATTGTCATATTTTTTACTAATATGGCACTGCTCATTTATCTTTAGGGCATGTAACTTCTCCAAGCAATGAACATTACAGATCACCCTTGAAAAGGCCAGGAAAACTTTTAGCCCCATCACCAATTATAAGGTCACATTGGCATGCACTGACCATAATTCCACCTATAGATCAAGGTATCCGTTGCAAACATTCTTGATGTGGGTAGACATACATTTGATGCTTCTTTTTTTTGAAAGAGGTGAGTTTTTTACAGGGCATTTTTATACCCATCCTGCCCTTCCACCTGAACAACACAAAGGAAATAATGGTATTCTTCCATTCCttcattaaaaatattaacttCCCTTAACATTTTAAAAGAGATTAATGTAGGTATTCTACTTTTCTGCACTTTGTGAAGGGCTCCCATTAAGTTTTGCAGTGTCATTAATTCTAGCTATTGTTGAATGATTTCTTATATTTAGGACCCACAGCTTCTCCTCTAATCATTGCTTCCCAACCACCCCAGAAGCTGCAAAGTATAACTCGAACACTGCCTTCAAATAAAAGACCATGGAGGCATGCACCACTTGCAATTCCATCTGTTCATGAAGGTCTCTTAAAAAGTTTTATTTCTGGTTTCAATAGGTATATTCAATCTATGATTCTATGGATATTATTAAACTCTTGGTGCCTTTTTCCAGGATATATTCCTAGTCAATTTACTATTCCATCTGGACCCCCAAAAGTAATCTCAAGTGCTGCATCTGCACCACAGCTAATAGTTCCTACACCTCATAATTGGGTTGTGAAAGGTGTTTTTTTTTCTACTCTTTCTTTTTGATGGCAGCATCCAGAATTTTGGCAGTTctaaattttctattattttctTGTAGGGCCTGTTAGTTCTTCATCAAGTATTATTCCATCTCGAGCAGCCCAAAGGAAACCAAGCATCCCAGTAGCAGCACCACCAAACATAAGATTGCGGAATCATGCCCCAGTTACAAGTCTACCTATATTTCAAGGTCTATTCATGATTCCTTTGTATCTAGGATAGACTTGATTAATGTTACACTATAACTTATTGGATCATTGGTTGCTCTTGCAGGGCCTGTttcttcaccagtcaaatctctGCATCCCTCATCCTCTGCAAACTTTATAACTCCAACAGTCTCACCAACAATTATATCTCCTTTCTCTACACATCGATTACGGAAGCATGCACCAGTTGGAAGCCCACTAATTCAAGGTCtcctcttgattccattttctgTTTCTAAAATTATACTTACCTTACTCTAGAAGTCACTGGATTGTTAGTTGTTTTTTGCAGGGTCAATTCATTCTCCTGTTAGATCTACACATCCATCATCTCCTGGAAACTTGAGAACTCCAACATTGTCACCATCAATCATATTTCCTTCGCATAATCGATCAGAGAAGCATGCACCAGTTGCAACCACACCTATGATTCAAGGTCTCTTCTTGGTTTCATTTTCTGTTTCTAAAATTTTACTCATATTACTTCCCAGTTCACCAGATTGTGAGTTGCTTTTGCAGGGTCTGTTAATTCTCCAGTTAAATCTCCACATCCTTCATCCTCTGGAAACTTGAGAACTCCAACAGTCTCACCATCAATTATATTTCCTTCGCATAATCGATCACAGAAGCATACACCAGTTGCAACACCACCTATGATTCAAGGTCTCTTCCCGGTTTCATTTTCGTTTTCTAAAATTTTACTCGTATTACTTCACAATTTACCAGATTGTGAGTTGCTTTTGCAGGGTCTGTTAATTCTCCAGTTAAATCTCCACATCCTTCATCCTCTGGAAACTTGAGAACTCCAACAGTCTCACCATCAATTATATTTCCTTCGCATAATCGATCACAGAAGCATACACCAGTTGCAGCACCACCTATGATTCAAGGTCTCTTCCTGGTTTCATTTTCGTTTTCTAAAATTTTACTCGTATTACTTCACAATTTACTAGATTGTGAGTTGCTTTTGCAGGGTCTGTTGATTCTCCAGGTAAATCTCCATATCCTTCATCCTCTGGAAATTTGAGAACTCCAACAGTGTCACCAACAATAATATTTCCTTTACATAATCGCTCAGGGAAGCATGCACCAGTGGCAACTCCACCTATGATTCAAGGTCTCTTCTTGGTTTCATTTTCTGTTTCTAAAATTTTACTCATATTACTTCACAATTTACCAGTTTGTTAGTTGCTTTTGTAGGGTCTGTTAGTTCTCCAGTTAAATCTCCACATCCTTCATCCTCTGGAAACTTTAGAACTGTAACAGTCTCACCATCAATTATATTTCCTTCTTCTCCACATAATCAATCACGGAAGCATGCACCAGTTGCAAGCCCACATATAATTCAAGGTCTCTTGGTTTCATTTTCTGTTTTTCTAAAATTATCCTCATATTACTTCATACATCAATAGATTGTTAGTTGCTTTTGCAGGGCCTGCTCATTCACCAGTTAAATCTCCACATCATCTATCACAAAATCATACAACAGTTGGAAGCTCACCTGTGATTCAAGGTCTCCTCTTTATTCCATTTGCTGTTTCTCACATTATACGCACTTTACAAGTGACTTGATTGTTAGTTACTTTTACAGGGCCTGTGTATCCTCCAGAAAAATCTCCATATCTGCCTTCCTCCGGAAACTTAAGAACTCCGACTGCCTCGCCGCCAATTGTAATTCCTTCAGCTCCACATCATCAATCATGGAAGCATGCAGCAGTTGCAAGCCCGCCTACAAGTAAAGGTCCGTTCATGATTCCATCTTTTATTGCGAGAGTAATACTCATCTTATTTTAGTAGTCACTCAATTGATGGGTGCTTTTGCAGGGGTTATCAATTCTCCAGCTATATCTCCACATCCTTCCGCTCCAAATAAGCAATCACAAAATCGTACACCAGTTGGAAGCCTACCCTTCATTCAAGGTCATTTCTCTGTTCCATATTTGGTCTCTCAAATTATACTTTCTTTGCTTCACAAGTGACTGGATTGTTATTTGTTTTGCAGGGCCTGTTTATTCTCCAGAAAATCCTCCAGATCAGCCATCTTCTGGAAACTTAAGAACTCCAACAGCCTCGCCATCAATTGTAATTCCTTCCCCTCCACATCATCGATCATGGAAGCAAGCACCATTTGCAAGCCCGCCTATGAGTAAAGGTCTATTCATGGTTCTGTCTTTGGTCGCTTGAATAATATTATAGTACTCATCTTATTTTAGGAGTCACTCAATTGTTAGTTGCTTTTGCAGGGCTTATCAATTCTCCAGCTAAATCTCCACATCCGTCCACTCCAAAAAAGCAATCACTAAATCATACACCAGTTGGAAGCCTACCCTTCATTCAAGGTCATTTCTTTGTTCCACATTTGGTTTCTAAAATTATACTTTCTTTGCTTCACAAGTGACTGGATTGTTAGTTGCTTTTGCAGGGCCCGTGTATTCTCCAGAAAATTCTCCAGGTCAGCCATCTTCTGGAAATTTAAGATCTCCAACAGCCTCGCCGTCAATTGTAATTCCTTCCCCTCCACATCATCGATCATGGAAGCAAGCACCATTTGCAAGCCCGCCTACGAGTAAAGGTCTATTCATGGTTCTGTCTTTTGTCGATTGAATAATATTATAATACTCATCTTATTTTAAGAGTCACTCAATTGTTAGTTGCTTTTACAGGGCATATCAATTCTCCAGCTAAATCTCCATTTCCTTCCAGAGCACATCATCGATTGCAAAACCATACTCCAGTTGGAAGCCCATTTGTTTTTCATCGATCACCAAAGCATACACCAGTTGGGAGCCCACTTGCAATTCATCGATCACAAAAGCGTACACCAGCTGGAAGGCCACCCGTGATACAAGGTCCCTTATTTATTCAATTTTCAGTTTCTCTGCTTGTACTTACTTTACAAGTGACTGCATTGTTTGTTGCTTTTGCAGGGCCTGTGTATTCACCAGATAAATCTCCACATCTGCCATCCATTGGAAACTTAAGAACTCCAACAGGCTCACCGACAGTTGTAATTTCTTCCCCTCCACATCATCGATCATGGAGGCATGCACCAGTTGCAAGCCCGCCTACTAGTAAAGGTCTATTCATGGTTCCATCTTTTGTTGCTAGAATAATACTCATCTTATTTTGGGAGTCACTCAATTGTTAGTTGCTTCTGCAGGGCTTATTAATTCTCCAGCTATATCTCCACATCCTTCACCTCTACATCATCAATCACAAAAACATACACCAGTTGGAAGCCCATCCACGATTCAAGGTCTCTTCCTTACTCCATTTTCTGCTACTCAAAGTTTATTCACTTTACTTCACAAGTGATTGGATTGTTAGTTGCTTTTACAGGGCCCGTGTATTCTCCAGAAAAATCTCAATATCCACCATCCTCTGGAAACTTAAGAACTCCAACAGCctcaccatcaatgacaacccatccATATCATCAATCATGGAAGCATGCACCAGTTTCAAGCCCACCTACAAGTAAAGGCCTATTCACTGTTCTGTCCTTTGTTGCTAGAATAATACTCATCTTATTTTGGGAGTCACTCAATTGTCAGTTGCTTCTGCAGGGCTTATCAATTCTCCAGCTAAATCTCCACATCCTTCACCTCGACATCATCAATCACAAAAACATACACCAGTTGGAAGCCCATCCATGATTCAAGGTCTCTTCCTTACTCCATTTTCTGCTACTCAAATTTTACTCACTTTACTTCACAAGTGACTGGACTGTTAGTTGCTTTTACAGGGCCTGTGTATTCTCCAGAAAAATCTCAATCTCCACCATCCTCTGGAAACTTAAGAACTCCAACAGCCTCACCGTCAATGGCAACCCATCCATATCGTCAATCATGGAAGCATGCACCAGTTTCAAGCCCACCTACGAGTAAAGGCCAATTCATGGTTCTGTCTTTTGTTGCTAGAATGATAGTCATCTATTTTGAGGAGGCACTCAATTCTTTGTTGCTTTTGCAGGGCTTATCAATTCTCCAGCTGAATCTCCACATCCATCACCGTCAGGAAATTTGAGAATTCCAGCAGCCTCACCATTAAATAAATTTCCATTGTCTCCCCATCAAGCTCATGCAAAAGGTACATGTGTTCTATTCTTTCAGGTTTGTGAGGTCTATTATTTAACCGTATTCTATTAACTTACACTGATGATTGCCTATATATTGCATGTTAGGGTCCCCCACTTCTCCAAACATTTCCCCTACTCAACCGTCAAAGAAAAGACCAACAACACCTGTGGCACCACCGCCAATGATATTTCCTCCCCCGCCTCCTGGTCAAGGTGTGTGAAGTGGACAttatttcttgtttttctttaaAGATGGGTTTAGTTTCGGTTGAACTGTTTTGTGTATGAAAATTGCAAAATCTAAAATATTTTACTCTTTTAAACAAAGATAAACTGTTTGTCATTGGTAATGATCTATTTTGTGTATAGATTGTAGTTCAGTATCCTGTACTGCACCATACACTTCTACTCCTCCTGGTTCTCCATGCGGCTGTGTGAATCCTATGCAAATTGAGCTTGGGCTTGGTGTGGCACTCTATGCTTTTTTCCCACTAGTCTCGGAGCTCGCTTCACAGATAGCTGGAGGAACTTTCTTAAAACAAAGCCAAGTCAGGATTATGGGAGCAAATGCATACAGTCAAGATGAGGAAAAGACAATTGTGGATATTGATCTGGTGCCACTTGGAGAAAATTTTGATAATACAACCGCCTTGCTTATTTTTGAAAGATTTTGGCAAAAGAAAGTTATGATTAATGAGACCCTTTTTGGTGATTACTGGGTAATCTTTATCAATTACCCTGGTATGTACCTTTTGTTATGCAAGATCTAACAGTTTTCATATTTTTTAAACAAGTGGTCTTCATGATGAGAATATATCTTTTTCAGGGCTCCCTAAATCACCACCTTCTGCATTTCCACATACAACTTACAATGGTGTGCCTAATTCAAGTAGCAATGGATCAAGCAAAAAAGATCCTCTTGGAGTTGATGTAAATAAACAGAGCGATAAAATGGGAGCTGGGACCATTGCAGTTGTTGCCTTGTCTTCTGCAATTGCCATGATCATATGCCTTGGAACAGTTTGGATCATTATCTTGAAATGTAGAAATCAGAACAGGCCAACTTTGGCTGTTGTTGAGCCCACCCATGTACCATCCAGTACAAAAAGATCAGGTATCTATCCAATCACActatatttttcaaatattcctgTGCTGGAATAGGGAAGTTTTTGGTCAATCTCAAGCGCTGAGAGGCATTGCTTTCATATTTGGTCAACTATCATCTTAAGTTTTTGTCATTCTTATTTCTTTCTTCCTCCTTGCACTTGAAAAGCAACAGGTGGTGGTTCCATCCTGTCAGGAAGCATGGAAAGTTCCACATCAATGTCATTTGTTTCAAGTATGGCTACCTATACAGGATCTGCTAAAACATTCACTTCAGCTGAGATTGAAAAGGCCACAGATAGATTCAATCCTCAAAAAATTCTTGGAGAAGGAGGCTTTGGACGTGTTTATCAAGGATTATTGGAAGATGGGACAAAAGTGGCTGTAAAGGTTCTTACTAGAGATGATCAACAAGGAGGGCGTGAGTTCATAGCTGAAGTTGAAATGCTAAGTCGTTTGCATCACCGAAACCTGGTTAAGCTGATTGGTATCTGTACTGAAGAGCATAATCGTTGTTTGGTCTATGAGCTTATTCCCAATGGCAGTGTGGAATCGCATCTTCATGGTATAGTATTTCCTGTATAATGTACTATTTCTTGAGACTATAGTACgataaaaatcaacaaagtatCTTTACATATTTTAGGTTTAGAAGTGAAACATTGGGTGTGGGTTGAATTTCATTTCTACATTGTGGCCATTTGTATGGATTCATGTGCTAGCTGTTTGACTGCTAACATGCCACAATATCATTTTCTAGCTTAATAGACTTCAATGTTTCAGGTCTGGACAAAGAAATTGCTCCTCTCGACTGGGATGCCCGTATAAAGATAGCTCTTGGTGCAGCTAGAGGGCTTGCTTATCTCCATGAAGATTCAAGTCCTCGTGTTATACATCGTGATTTTAAGGCTAGCAACATTTTACTTGAGGATGATTTTACCCCTAAAGTAGCAGATTTTGGGCTGGCAAAATCAGCCTCTGAAGAAGTTAGTGGACACATCTCAACAAGAGTCATGGGGACATTCGGGTATGTAATGTAGATGCTTGATACTGCAAATTATATCTCCGCTATTTCTTGAATTCACCTATCTTTGGTGAAAGCAATTTCATTCATTTGTTTATTAACCATAAGTGGAGACAAGTACTACTCTTTCTTGGTATGCAGTTGCATTTTACAGGAGCTCAAATCATCTCCTGAAGGGAAATGtttctcttttggcatcattttccttttgatattatacatattgattttttatattttcccGAAATTGTTAAAACCTTTGTTAATTTCGTTGTTCCCATTGTGTCACTCATTTCTCTATACCTTGAATGCTGGACATACAATTTGCTTTCATTTCTCAGTTGTTTTActaattcatcttttgtgttttaGAGGATCAGAATTGgtctcttctatatatatatatgcttttttAAGATTCATGCAAAGCTGGATTTAATTCTTTATATATAATTTCTGCAGGTATGTTGCTCCTGAATATGCAATGACTGGGCATTTGCTTGTGAAGAGTGATGTGTACAGCTACGGGGTAGTGTTACTGGAGTTACTTTCTGGAAGGAAGCCAGTTGACATGTCTCAACCACCTGGGCAGGAAAATCTTGTTACATGGGCCCGGCCCCTTCTTACAAGCAAAGAAGGCCTAGAAACTTTGGTGGACCCAGCTTTGGGGGGCAATCTTCCTTTTGACAACATTGCAAGAGTTGCAGCCATTGCATCCATGTGTGTCCAGCCTGACCATTCTCATCGACCATTCATGGGTGAAGTTGTACAAGCATTAAAGCTT contains:
- the LOC131045786 gene encoding uncharacterized protein LOC131045786 isoform X14; amino-acid sequence: MWQRVGFLLFLLFFSSPAYDVKKFQFVEDDLHNTSAQYYDQVSSCYRKGNPDKCKSFTVRSEIQRLRQILYTHSNRAASGGFRSPSSLCSGNVVLSSSTNLTSYNLVPSANALSSVVESPSVFSNKLQLKRQNWLFSLPLVHIPRRYLLAAPSLPVEPSMNPHTPNHIFRRPEMDNIPPLFSVATHYGQPQYLSPSGSYENQHFIRISSPSSGLSSIIYSPTISDGQEAPGSHMNKIQHLKAAPPLFPSSWPYTQPPLVSRQNLKHQMHQSAFHPVMPNPANPSSKWLSPSFFGAPSEVRPPVSHSWTSATPSGPVVSAPSTYGLGRSQDQPSMPGTALPRNMANRQAPVAMPPMSFSSPPNLFPSEPPMEKSKAPEVVPFTKFSPLGNKHDLKEPSVSPITSPNESPWKNARIPVTALVHKSSSSHAPASGQGYVSSPQISPAFVPSLKVVGYPPPIDLPSEPQEAPPPILSPSHGHFQYVEGPAASSPSVFPFKPPMKKPTLPHLEMPRNRSKRQAPVTLAPKNQGYVAAPASVPYEPQTEYRVTPKLAPSITLHSPPYYQDHQGPTASPLIIASQPPQKLQSITRTLPSNKRPWRHAPLAIPSVHEGYIPSQFTIPSGPPKVISSAASAPQLIVPTPHNWVVKGPVSSSSSIIPSRAAQRKPSIPVAAPPNIRLRNHAPVTSLPIFQGPVSSPVKSLHPSSSANFITPTVSPTIISPFSTHRLRKHAPVGSPLIQGSIHSPVRSTHPSSPGNLRTPTLSPSIIFPSHNRSEKHAPVATTPMIQGSVNSPVKSPHPSSSGNLRTPTVSPSIIFPSHNRSQKHTPVATPPMIQGSVNSPVKSPHPSSSGNLRTPTVSPSIIFPSHNRSQKHTPVAAPPMIQGSVDSPGKSPYPSSSGNLRTPTVSPTIIFPLHNRSGKHAPVATPPMIQGSVSSPVKSPHPSSSGNFRTVTVSPSIIFPSSPHNQSRKHAPVASPHIIQGPAHSPVKSPHHLSQNHTTVGSSPVIQGPVYPPEKSPYLPSSGNLRTPTASPPIVIPSAPHHQSWKHAAVASPPTSKGVINSPAISPHPSAPNKQSQNRTPVGSLPFIQGPVYSPENPPDQPSSGNLRTPTASPSIVIPSPPHHRSWKQAPFASPPMSKGLINSPAKSPHPSTPKKQSLNHTPVGSLPFIQGPVYSPENSPGQPSSGNLRSPTASPSIVIPSPPHHRSWKQAPFASPPTSKGHINSPAKSPFPSRAHHRLQNHTPVGSPFVFHRSPKHTPVGSPLAIHRSQKRTPAGRPPVIQGPVYSPDKSPHLPSIGNLRTPTGSPTVVISSPPHHRSWRHAPVASPPTSKGLINSPAISPHPSPLHHQSQKHTPVGSPSTIQGPVYSPEKSQYPPSSGNLRTPTASPSMTTHPYHQSWKHAPVSSPPTRLINSPAKSPHPSPRHHQSQKHTPVGSPSMIQGPVYSPEKSQSPPSSGNLRTPTASPSMATHPYRQSWKHAPVSSPPTRLINSPAESPHPSPSGNLRIPAASPLNKFPLSPHQAHAKGSPTSPNISPTQPSKKRPTTPVAPPPMIFPPPPPGQDCSSVSCTAPYTSTPPGSPCGCVNPMQIELGLGVALYAFFPLVSELASQIAGGTFLKQSQVRIMGANAYSQDEEKTIVDIDLVPLGENFDNTTALLIFERFWQKKVMINETLFGDYWVIFINYPGLPKSPPSAFPHTTYNGVPNSSSNGSSKKDPLGVDVNKQSDKMGAGTIAVVALSSAIAMIICLGTVWIIILKCRNQNRPTLAVVEPTHVPSSTKRSATGGGSILSGSMESSTSMSFVSSMATYTGSAKTFTSAEIEKATDRFNPQKILGEGGFGRVYQGLLEDGTKVAVKVLTRDDQQGGREFIAEVEMLSRLHHRNLVKLIGICTEEHNRCLVYELIPNGSVESHLHGLDKEIAPLDWDARIKIALGAARGLAYLHEDSSPRVIHRDFKASNILLEDDFTPKVADFGLAKSASEEVSGHISTRVMGTFGYVAPEYAMTGHLLVKSDVYSYGVVLLELLSGRKPVDMSQPPGQENLVTWARPLLTSKEGLETLVDPALGGNLPFDNIARVAAIASMCVQPDHSHRPFMGEVVQALKLVYNDSDASNAGGSGSFSRGESSAHDTEVKDSSSQPWHHSMQYVPDSTSFVTIDYDSGPLETQGLEVERPLSASALMSNSGRLIRQLSGSFRRHSSSGPLRTNRSKESWYGIRDPERGSISEHGVKRHFDRGSDGDVHELWP